One genomic segment of Paenibacillus sp. FSL H8-0332 includes these proteins:
- a CDS encoding S-layer homology domain-containing protein, with protein MESHAKRKGWWSRPAKALLSLTLVASGFSAAVAPSKVQAASGAPGGSVQEPVLWLKADDGASAANGGLTGWEDRSPNPVAFTLDLPNGAKVPQYNESGVNFNPSVKFANPLSAYHYNSSAKLLGDKAITFRSGYTVYKWPEDGSAGALVGSSDQKPSNGVIVMGGYGNSVSTGPGEANVYSYVASTIRDRHQLVNYQIGAPGHTASIDGKNTTVTRSVFPAFSFTPSIGATNASAQYNWSGLNAEVAEIILYDTITSTDAAKIETYLAVKYGITLNHDYIGTDGALLWNKTANAAYHHNVAGLGKDNLEELDQKQSRSINKDTQVAIGLAGLAEANSGNTAVLANGQYLIWGDNGKPVKFTGQLGSTDWYQAERIWKVQNNGSVGEVEIAIPATAAPETVKLLVSDTDTDFAQATEYELSPITLGNVPHYAVKVTLKDGQFFTFAAEAPELQEGLLEQVAAGGHEIVLTFDQEMATGNLSGFSVQIADTAVPIGSISYRVDPADPKKLILTLPEGTDVKGKTVNVAYDGTGSLKSTYGAPAKPFTVSPRDQFIDSLRITQPVGSPVNVPKPEITGEAEEGSAVAIVIKDKDGQIVTGAGGNAVVEADGKWSFTPGANLQDGEYTIEATATKGGKSAVASKGITVNVPAPTLVITAPGGEVVTDTTPEFQGTTDPGATVTAIIKDEDGKPIGTPTVTVKADGTWSFEPEEALPYGKYTVEVTSAKNGKTNMASKTISVVDKSKLQAEVDLSSGLNEEDYTTGSWTSYESKLTTAQAVLASATATQAEVDAALAELTTAREALVLKPDKSKLQAEVDLSSTLDEEDYTTGSWTSYASKLTTAQAVLGSATATQAEVDTALAELTAAREALVLKPDKSKLQAEVDLSSTLDEEDYTTGSWTDYASKLTTAQAVLSSATATQTEVDAALAELTAAREALVLKPVVDKSKLQAEVDLSSTLDEEDYTNGSWTSYESKLTTAQVVLGSSTATQAEVDTALAELTAVREALVLKPDKSKLQAEVDLSSTLAEEDYTTGSWTSYESKLTTAQAVLASATATQAEVDTALAELTTAREALVLKPVVDKSKLQAEVDLSSTLDEEDYTTGSWTDYASKLTTAEAVLGNATATQAEVDAALAELTAAREALVLKPVVDKSKLQAEVDLSSTLYEEDYTPGSWTDYASKLTTAQAVLGNATATQAEVDAALAELTVAREALVLKPVVDKSKLQAEVDQSSTLEEEDYTSGSWTSYASKLSTAQAVLGSATATQVEVDTALAELTVAREALVEVPVVPVVDKSKLQAEVDLSAILDKETYTPASWASYESKLTDAQAVLASATATQAEVDAALEALQAAYRALVPKSGLASITPSAGEIHPNVTASVYEYSLNVEYNVSELQLTLAAAHPGAAITVNGQAAGTGQASAAVTLNVGDNTVTIVVLEKDGSEKTYTVTVRRQSAPFVPSEPSQTPYVPSNTPAPALPVIERITVDVEAIGYGIVAKTEIERTTNNDGSKSDKVTFTTAKALEAVEKTLAAHSPSVRILIPDKQDIVKDVRVELPDAAVKAVQDAGLNLEIYTDNGMITIPNASLSGLNPNLYFHLIPVKQESERKLVEERARTEQIVRKALNNGNVYVVDRPITIETNMTSRPVTITLPLDSSHVPAEASAKAAYLSKLAVFIEHSDGERELVKPAIVAYGDNKLGLSFTIGKFSTFTILNLDNGAAGSHSAYMVGMPDGTFKPENALTRAQVAMILYRVLALQGANAAQYSDVSGSHWAAEAIRQVTGAGLMKGMTDGSFRPEQSITRAEMAVIIARWKALSGTGEHSYNDALGHWAEKAIGQTKEAGYMEGMLNGSFQPDKALTRAEGVTVFNRILERGPLYGETVPVWSDVPMIHWAFHQIEEASRDHSYTSRPEDGEMIIKQ; from the coding sequence ATGGAATCTCATGCAAAACGAAAAGGCTGGTGGAGCAGGCCGGCGAAAGCCTTGCTGTCGCTGACACTGGTGGCCAGCGGTTTCTCTGCAGCAGTTGCACCGTCGAAGGTACAAGCTGCCAGCGGAGCTCCGGGAGGCAGTGTTCAGGAGCCGGTATTATGGCTGAAGGCGGATGATGGCGCGTCGGCTGCAAATGGAGGATTAACAGGCTGGGAGGATCGTTCTCCGAACCCTGTAGCGTTCACGCTCGATCTTCCGAATGGGGCAAAAGTTCCGCAGTACAATGAAAGCGGAGTGAACTTCAATCCGAGTGTGAAATTTGCGAATCCTTTAAGCGCATATCATTATAATTCGTCGGCGAAGCTACTGGGTGACAAAGCGATTACATTCCGGTCAGGGTATACGGTGTATAAATGGCCGGAGGATGGAAGTGCAGGGGCTCTCGTTGGCAGCTCAGACCAGAAGCCCTCTAACGGTGTAATTGTGATGGGCGGCTACGGTAATAGTGTAAGTACAGGTCCGGGTGAAGCAAATGTATACTCTTATGTCGCTTCGACGATTCGGGACAGGCACCAGCTTGTAAATTATCAAATAGGAGCACCGGGCCATACCGCCAGTATTGACGGGAAAAATACAACTGTTACAAGGAGTGTTTTTCCAGCCTTCTCCTTCACCCCGTCTATTGGAGCTACAAATGCGTCCGCTCAGTATAACTGGTCCGGGCTTAATGCGGAAGTAGCGGAAATTATTCTATATGATACCATTACAAGCACTGATGCAGCGAAGATTGAGACATATCTTGCTGTAAAATACGGCATCACCTTAAACCATGATTATATCGGTACAGATGGTGCTCTCTTGTGGAACAAAACAGCCAATGCGGCGTATCATCACAATGTGGCGGGGCTCGGCAAAGACAATCTGGAAGAGTTGGACCAGAAGCAAAGCCGAAGCATTAATAAAGATACACAAGTGGCGATTGGTCTGGCTGGGCTTGCTGAAGCAAACAGTGGAAATACAGCTGTACTTGCAAACGGACAATATCTGATCTGGGGGGATAACGGCAAACCGGTTAAGTTCACCGGACAGCTTGGCTCGACGGATTGGTATCAGGCCGAACGGATCTGGAAGGTTCAGAATAACGGAAGTGTGGGAGAGGTGGAGATTGCCATTCCGGCAACGGCTGCCCCGGAAACGGTCAAGCTGCTGGTGAGCGATACGGACACCGACTTCGCACAAGCTACTGAATACGAATTAAGTCCGATCACACTCGGCAACGTACCTCACTATGCTGTGAAAGTAACGTTGAAGGATGGACAATTCTTCACTTTTGCAGCGGAGGCTCCTGAACTACAAGAGGGCTTGCTCGAACAAGTTGCGGCGGGTGGACATGAGATCGTACTCACTTTCGACCAGGAGATGGCAACGGGTAATTTGAGTGGCTTCAGTGTTCAGATCGCAGACACAGCCGTACCTATCGGGAGCATCTCCTACAGAGTGGACCCTGCCGATCCTAAGAAGCTGATTTTGACGTTGCCTGAGGGAACGGATGTTAAAGGGAAAACGGTGAACGTAGCCTATGATGGCACGGGTTCGCTCAAGAGCACTTACGGAGCCCCTGCTAAGCCGTTTACGGTGAGTCCAAGGGATCAATTCATTGATTCACTTAGGATCACCCAGCCTGTGGGGAGTCCGGTCAATGTACCTAAACCTGAGATTACAGGAGAGGCTGAAGAGGGTTCTGCCGTAGCAATTGTAATCAAGGATAAGGACGGACAGATCGTGACTGGCGCAGGCGGAAATGCCGTTGTTGAAGCGGATGGGAAGTGGTCATTCACCCCGGGCGCCAACTTACAAGATGGGGAGTACACTATTGAGGCGACAGCCACCAAGGGGGGCAAGTCTGCGGTTGCATCCAAGGGAATCACGGTTAACGTTCCGGCGCCGACACTTGTTATTACAGCTCCTGGCGGTGAGGTGGTAACTGATACCACGCCGGAGTTCCAGGGGACGACAGATCCCGGAGCTACGGTAACGGCCATCATCAAAGATGAAGACGGAAAACCCATCGGAACCCCGACAGTAACTGTAAAAGCCGATGGTACCTGGAGCTTTGAGCCGGAAGAGGCACTGCCGTATGGCAAATACACGGTAGAAGTGACTTCGGCCAAAAACGGAAAAACCAACATGGCCTCCAAAACGATTTCTGTAGTAGACAAGAGCAAGCTGCAAGCGGAAGTGGACTTGTCTTCCGGGCTGAACGAGGAAGACTACACGACTGGAAGCTGGACGAGTTACGAGTCCAAGCTGACCACCGCACAAGCGGTGCTGGCGAGCGCGACTGCCACGCAGGCCGAAGTGGACGCAGCACTGGCGGAGCTGACGACAGCGCGTGAAGCGCTGGTGCTGAAACCAGACAAGAGCAAGCTGCAAGCGGAAGTGGATTTGTCTTCCACGCTGGATGAGGAAGACTACACAACTGGAAGCTGGACGAGCTATGCGTCCAAGCTGACCACTGCGCAAGCGGTGCTGGGCAGTGCGACTGCTACGCAAGCGGAAGTGGACACGGCACTGGCGGAGCTGACGGCAGCGCGGGAAGCGCTGGTGCTGAAACCAGACAAGAGCAAGCTGCAAGCGGAAGTGGATTTGTCTTCCACGCTGGATGAGGAAGACTACACAACTGGAAGCTGGACGGATTATGCGTCCAAGCTGACCACTGCGCAAGCAGTGCTGTCAAGCGCGACGGCTACGCAGACAGAAGTGGACGCGGCTCTGGCGGAGCTAACCGCAGCGCGTGAAGCGCTGGTGCTGAAGCCAGTCGTGGACAAGAGCAAGCTGCAAGCGGAAGTGGATTTGTCTTCCACGCTAGATGAGGAAGACTACACAAATGGAAGCTGGACGAGTTATGAGTCCAAGCTGACCACTGCGCAAGTGGTGCTGGGAAGCTCGACGGCTACGCAGGCAGAAGTGGACACGGCGCTGGCAGAGCTGACAGCAGTGCGTGAAGCGCTGGTGCTGAAGCCAGACAAGAGCAAGCTGCAAGCGGAAGTGGATTTGTCTTCCACATTGGCTGAGGAAGACTACACAACGGGAAGCTGGACGAGTTATGAGTCCAAGCTGACCACTGCGCAAGCGGTGCTGGCAAGTGCGACGGCTACGCAAGCCGAAGTGGACACGGCGCTGGCAGAACTGACGACAGCGCGTGAAGCGCTGGTGCTGAAGCCAGTCGTGGACAAGAGCAAGCTGCAAGCGGAAGTGGACCTGTCTTCCACGTTGGACGAGGAAGACTACACAACGGGAAGCTGGACGGATTATGCGTCCAAGCTGACTACCGCGGAAGCGGTGCTGGGTAACGCCACGGCCACGCAAGCCGAGGTGGACGCAGCACTGGCGGAGCTGACGGCAGCACGTGAAGCGCTGGTGCTGAAGCCAGTTGTGGACAAGAGCAAGCTGCAAGCGGAAGTGGATTTGTCTTCCACATTGTATGAGGAAGACTACACACCTGGAAGCTGGACGGATTATGCGTCCAAGCTGACCACGGCGCAAGCAGTGCTGGGTAACGCCACGGCCACGCAGGCCGAAGTGGACGCAGCACTGGCAGAACTGACGGTAGCGCGTGAAGCGCTGGTGCTGAAACCAGTGGTGGATAAGAGCAAGCTGCAAGCGGAAGTGGATCAGTCTTCCACGCTGGAAGAGGAAGACTACACGTCTGGAAGCTGGACGAGTTATGCGTCCAAGCTGAGCACCGCGCAAGCGGTGCTGGGTAGTGCGACGGCTACGCAAGTCGAAGTGGACACGGCACTGGCAGAACTGACGGTAGCGCGTGAAGCGCTGGTGGAAGTGCCTGTGGTACCAGTGGTGGACAAGAGCAAGCTGCAAGCGGAAGTGGACTTGTCCGCTATTCTGGACAAGGAGACCTACACGCCAGCAAGCTGGGCGAGCTACGAGTCCAAGCTGACCGACGCGCAAGCAGTACTGGCAAGCGCCACTGCCACGCAGGCGGAGGTGGACGCTGCACTGGAAGCATTGCAGGCGGCTTATCGGGCATTGGTTCCAAAGAGCGGTCTGGCAAGCATTACGCCATCGGCTGGTGAAATTCACCCCAATGTGACGGCGAGCGTGTACGAATACAGTCTTAACGTGGAGTACAATGTCTCCGAGCTTCAACTGACATTGGCAGCTGCTCATCCGGGCGCAGCCATTACGGTTAACGGCCAGGCTGCCGGGACCGGGCAAGCAAGTGCTGCGGTGACACTGAATGTAGGCGATAATACCGTAACCATCGTAGTTCTGGAAAAGGACGGCAGCGAAAAAACGTACACGGTTACCGTGAGACGGCAATCCGCGCCTTTTGTACCTAGTGAGCCTTCGCAGACGCCTTATGTCCCTTCTAATACACCTGCACCGGCCCTACCGGTAATAGAGAGAATAACAGTAGATGTTGAGGCCATTGGCTATGGAATTGTTGCAAAAACAGAGATTGAAAGAACAACGAATAACGATGGCAGCAAAAGCGATAAAGTGACATTTACAACTGCCAAAGCACTTGAAGCGGTTGAAAAGACCTTGGCAGCCCATTCGCCAAGCGTGCGTATTCTCATACCGGACAAACAGGACATTGTAAAAGATGTCCGGGTGGAGCTGCCGGATGCGGCAGTGAAGGCCGTACAAGACGCAGGTCTAAACCTGGAAATCTATACGGACAACGGAATGATTACTATTCCGAATGCTTCGCTTAGCGGCCTGAACCCGAATCTGTATTTCCACCTCATTCCTGTCAAACAGGAAAGCGAGCGCAAGCTGGTAGAGGAACGCGCCAGAACGGAGCAGATTGTCCGCAAGGCACTGAACAATGGCAACGTCTATGTGGTAGATCGTCCAATAACGATTGAAACCAATATGACAAGCCGCCCGGTAACAATCACCCTGCCGCTCGACAGCAGTCATGTACCGGCAGAGGCAAGCGCAAAAGCAGCTTATCTGTCGAAGCTGGCCGTGTTCATTGAGCACAGCGACGGAGAACGGGAATTGGTGAAGCCCGCAATTGTAGCATATGGTGACAACAAGCTGGGATTGTCCTTCACCATCGGGAAGTTCAGCACCTTCACTATTCTTAATCTGGACAACGGAGCTGCCGGAAGCCATAGCGCTTATATGGTCGGTATGCCGGACGGAACGTTTAAGCCGGAGAACGCGCTGACCAGAGCGCAGGTAGCCATGATTCTATACCGGGTGCTGGCGCTGCAAGGTGCAAACGCAGCCCAATATTCGGATGTCTCAGGCAGCCACTGGGCAGCAGAAGCTATCCGTCAGGTCACAGGTGCCGGACTGATGAAGGGCATGACAGACGGAAGCTTCAGACCGGAGCAGAGCATTACCAGAGCGGAAATGGCAGTCATCATTGCGCGCTGGAAAGCACTCTCAGGTACAGGAGAACACAGCTATAACGACGCTCTTGGTCATTGGGCGGAGAAGGCAATCGGCCAAACGAAAGAGGCCGGTTATATGGAAGGGATGCTGAATGGCAGCTTCCAGCCGGACAAGGCTTTGACCCGTGCCGAGGGAGTTACTGTGTTCAACCGGATTCTGGAAAGAGGACCGCTGTACGGTGAGACCGTGCCAGTATGGTCCGACGTGCCGATGATCCACTGGGCGTTCCATCAGATTGAGGAAGCTTCTCGGGATCACAGCTATACAAGCCGGCCGGAAGACGGCGAGATGATTATCAAGCAGTAG